In the genome of Bradyrhizobium arachidis, one region contains:
- the glmM gene encoding phosphoglucosamine mutase: MSRKYFGTDGIRGRANGLITPELALKVGQAAGLAFQRGDHRHRVVIGKDTRLSGYMIEYAMVAGFTSVGMDVLLVGPMPTPAVAMLTKSMRADLGVMISASHNLFEDNGIKLFGPQGFKLSDDVEKQIEQLLDEPIEKRLAQSASLGRARRIDGVHDRYIEFAKRTLPRDLSLDGLRVVVDCAHGAAYKVVPEALWELGADVVPIGVDPDGFNINKDCGSTSPEALSKKVREMRADIGIALDGDADRVILVDERGHVVDGDQLLAVIAQSWKEDGRLSRPGIVATVMSNLGLERFLKGQGLDLVRTPVGDRYVLEQMLGGGYNLGGEQSGHIILSDYATTGDGFVAALQVLAVVQKLRRPVSEVCHRFDPLPQILKNVRHKGGKPLDDSEVKSAISDGEKRLNGHGRLLIRSSGTEPVIRVMGEGEDRILVEDVVDTIVSALGQAAAA, encoded by the coding sequence ATGAGTCGCAAATATTTCGGGACGGACGGGATCCGGGGCCGCGCCAACGGACTGATCACGCCGGAGCTCGCGCTCAAGGTCGGCCAGGCCGCGGGCCTTGCATTCCAGCGCGGTGATCACCGCCACCGCGTCGTGATCGGCAAGGATACCCGCCTGTCCGGCTACATGATCGAATATGCGATGGTCGCGGGCTTCACCTCGGTGGGCATGGACGTGCTGCTGGTCGGCCCGATGCCGACGCCGGCGGTGGCGATGCTGACCAAATCGATGCGCGCCGATCTCGGCGTGATGATCTCGGCCTCGCACAATCTGTTCGAGGACAACGGCATCAAGCTGTTCGGCCCGCAGGGCTTCAAGCTCTCCGACGACGTCGAGAAGCAGATCGAGCAGCTGCTCGACGAGCCCATCGAGAAGCGTCTTGCGCAGAGCGCGAGCCTCGGCCGCGCCCGCCGCATCGACGGCGTGCATGACCGCTACATCGAATTCGCCAAGCGCACGCTGCCGCGCGACCTCTCGCTCGACGGCTTGCGCGTCGTGGTCGACTGCGCCCATGGCGCCGCCTACAAGGTGGTGCCGGAAGCGCTGTGGGAGCTGGGCGCCGACGTGGTGCCGATCGGGGTCGATCCCGATGGTTTCAACATCAACAAGGATTGCGGCTCGACCTCGCCGGAAGCGCTGTCGAAGAAGGTGCGCGAGATGCGCGCCGACATCGGCATCGCGCTCGACGGCGATGCCGATCGCGTCATCCTGGTCGACGAGCGCGGCCATGTCGTCGACGGCGACCAGCTGCTCGCGGTGATCGCCCAGAGCTGGAAGGAAGACGGACGCCTGTCGCGGCCCGGCATCGTCGCGACCGTGATGTCCAATCTCGGCCTCGAGCGCTTCCTGAAAGGGCAGGGGCTCGATCTCGTGCGCACGCCGGTCGGCGACCGCTACGTGCTCGAGCAGATGCTGGGCGGCGGCTACAATCTCGGCGGCGAGCAGTCCGGCCACATCATCCTGTCCGACTATGCCACCACCGGCGACGGTTTTGTCGCCGCACTGCAAGTGTTGGCGGTGGTGCAGAAGCTGCGCCGCCCGGTGTCGGAAGTCTGCCACCGCTTCGATCCGCTGCCGCAGATCCTCAAGAACGTCCGCCACAAGGGCGGCAAGCCGCTCGACGATTCCGAGGTCAAGTCAGCGATCTCCGACGGCGAGAAGCGCCTCAACGGCCACGGCCGCCTCCTGATCCGCTCCTCCGGCACCGAGCCCGTGATCCGCGTCATGGGCGAGGGCGAGGACCGCATCCTGGTCGAGGACGTCGTCGACACCATCGTCTCCGCGCTGGGCCAGGCCGCGGCGGCGTAA
- a CDS encoding alpha-hydroxy acid oxidase yields the protein MKHITCIDDLRALHKRRVPKAFFDYCDRGSYAEETLRANREDLQAIKFRQRILVDVSKRDTSTTILGEPSTMPLILAPVGLLGMQHGDGEIYACRAAQAAGIPFTQSTMSICSIEDIAANVEKPFWFQLYVMKDRGFIKELIQRAAAAKCSALVLTVDLQVIGQRHADIKNGMTVPPEWSLSKLLDFASKPAWVSGVLQGKRRTFGNIAGHVKNTEDLNRLAEWTASQFDTSLNWKDVEWVRSIWPGKLIIKGILDVEDAEEAAKTGAQALVVSNHGGRQLDGAPSSIEVLPEIADAVGDKMEIMFDGGIRSGQDVMRALALGAKSCMIGRAYAYGLGAGGQAGVAKAIDIIQKELLTTMGLCGVNRIDEIDDHIIAV from the coding sequence ATGAAGCACATCACCTGTATCGACGATCTTCGCGCGCTGCATAAGCGCCGCGTGCCGAAGGCGTTCTTCGACTATTGCGACCGCGGTTCCTATGCCGAGGAAACGCTGCGCGCCAACCGCGAGGACCTGCAGGCGATCAAATTCCGCCAGCGCATCCTGGTCGACGTCTCCAAGCGCGACACCTCGACCACGATTTTGGGCGAGCCCTCGACCATGCCGCTGATCCTCGCGCCGGTGGGCCTGCTCGGCATGCAGCATGGCGACGGCGAGATTTACGCCTGCCGCGCCGCGCAGGCCGCCGGCATCCCGTTCACGCAATCGACCATGTCGATCTGCTCGATCGAGGACATCGCCGCCAATGTCGAGAAGCCGTTCTGGTTCCAGCTCTACGTCATGAAGGACCGCGGCTTCATCAAGGAGCTGATCCAGCGCGCCGCCGCCGCCAAGTGCAGCGCACTGGTGCTCACCGTCGACCTGCAGGTGATCGGCCAGCGCCATGCCGACATCAAGAACGGCATGACGGTGCCACCGGAATGGTCGCTATCGAAGCTTTTGGATTTCGCCAGCAAGCCGGCCTGGGTCTCGGGCGTGCTGCAAGGCAAGCGCCGCACCTTCGGCAACATCGCAGGCCACGTGAAGAACACCGAGGATCTCAACCGTCTCGCCGAATGGACGGCATCGCAATTCGACACGTCGTTGAACTGGAAGGACGTCGAGTGGGTCCGCAGCATCTGGCCGGGCAAGCTCATCATCAAGGGCATTTTGGACGTCGAAGACGCCGAGGAAGCGGCGAAGACCGGGGCGCAGGCGCTGGTGGTGTCGAACCATGGCGGCCGCCAGCTCGACGGCGCGCCATCCTCGATCGAGGTGCTGCCGGAGATCGCGGATGCGGTCGGCGACAAGATGGAGATCATGTTCGACGGCGGCATCCGCTCCGGCCAGGACGTGATGCGCGCGCTCGCGCTCGGCGCCAAGTCCTGCATGATCGGCCGTGCCTATGCCTATGGGCTCGGCGCCGGCGGCCAGGCCGGCGTCGCCAAGGCGATCGACATCATCCAGAAGGAGCTGCTGACCACGATGGGTCTGTGCGGCGTCAACCGGATCGACGAGATCGACGATCATATCATTGCGGTGTAG